The following proteins are encoded in a genomic region of Flammeovirga pectinis:
- a CDS encoding IS3 family transposase gives MTDLEYENARLRKALKEAEEEREILKKAVYKESKGRFGSPKVTKILNNNGFHVSRPKIARMMKKEDLISIISRKFKVQTTLSDHDFRISPNLLDRNFNPHLPSKAWVSDITYLWTSKGWTYLTIIMDLFDRQIKGWSISDTMTMDETVNRAWEMSILNRKPSHGLIFHSDRSVQYSSKSFLRILSNHNVVKSMSRKDLRLREENAVLGTKHTVAEHFFKILKYEYTNHVLFHVKLKVAEYIEIWYNRKRPHSKLRYVSPYFYYNYKKFKVA, from the coding sequence ATGACAGATCTTGAATACGAAAATGCACGTTTACGTAAAGCTTTAAAAGAAGCAGAAGAGGAACGTGAGATATTAAAAAAGGCTGTATATAAAGAATCAAAAGGAAGGTTTGGGAGTCCTAAAGTAACCAAAATATTAAATAATAATGGCTTTCATGTTTCTAGACCTAAAATAGCTAGGATGATGAAAAAAGAGGATTTAATAAGTATTATAAGTCGGAAATTTAAAGTTCAAACTACTTTATCAGATCATGATTTTAGAATATCTCCAAATCTTTTAGATCGAAATTTTAATCCACATTTACCATCAAAAGCGTGGGTATCTGATATCACTTATTTGTGGACTTCTAAAGGATGGACTTACCTGACAATCATTATGGATTTATTTGATAGACAAATTAAAGGTTGGTCCATATCAGATACAATGACTATGGATGAAACGGTAAACCGAGCATGGGAAATGTCTATATTAAATAGAAAACCATCTCATGGTTTAATCTTTCATTCTGATCGAAGTGTACAGTACTCTAGCAAGAGTTTTCTAAGAATACTTAGTAATCATAATGTAGTAAAGAGTATGTCTAGAAAGGATTTGAGATTAAGAGAAGAAAACGCAGTTTTGGGTACAAAACATACTGTAGCAGAACATTTCTTTAAGATTTTAAAATATGAATATACAAATCATGTTTTATTTCATGTGAAATTGAAAGTGGCAGAGTATATTGAAATTTGGTATAATAGAAAGAGACCTCATTCAAAATTGAGGTATGTCAGTCCCTATTTTTACTACAATTATAAAAAGTTTAAGGTGGCTTAA
- the holA gene encoding DNA polymerase III subunit delta, producing MAFTAESILADMKANKFAPMYVLQGEEPFYIDKITSYIEENALTEAEKSFNQTILYGKDTTLTQVLESARRFPMMAMRQVIIVKEGQDLPDLNRKGSQEIFAQYAANPVPTTVLVIALKNKKLDGRGAAKKAIDKNAVLLDTKKMYDNKIPSWIKSYCKDKNYKIKDRAINLIAEYIGNDLIRITNELEKLMLNYSNDTEISEALIAKHIGISREYNVFELQNALGKKDILKANRIVMYFNENPKSNPFVVVVGTLFSYFSKVLVVHENYSQADQVLSKLLGVNPYFIKDYKSAANNYPREKVLNVIESLQDADLKAKGIRASLSDDENLKELVFKILH from the coding sequence ATGGCATTTACTGCAGAATCTATATTAGCAGACATGAAAGCAAACAAGTTCGCACCTATGTATGTATTACAAGGTGAGGAACCGTTTTATATAGATAAAATTACTTCTTACATTGAAGAAAATGCTTTAACAGAAGCGGAGAAAAGTTTTAACCAGACAATTTTGTATGGCAAAGATACTACGTTAACTCAAGTTTTAGAGAGTGCTCGTCGATTTCCTATGATGGCAATGAGGCAAGTAATTATCGTAAAAGAAGGACAAGATTTACCTGATCTGAATAGAAAAGGAAGTCAAGAAATTTTTGCTCAATATGCTGCAAACCCTGTTCCTACAACAGTGTTAGTTATTGCTCTAAAAAATAAAAAGTTAGACGGTAGAGGTGCTGCAAAAAAAGCTATTGATAAGAATGCTGTTCTTCTTGATACTAAAAAGATGTACGACAACAAGATTCCTAGTTGGATCAAATCGTACTGTAAAGATAAAAATTATAAGATCAAGGATAGGGCAATTAATTTAATTGCTGAATATATAGGTAACGATCTCATTCGTATTACGAACGAACTAGAGAAGTTAATGCTAAACTATTCTAACGATACAGAAATATCTGAAGCTTTAATCGCAAAGCATATCGGAATAAGTAGAGAATATAATGTATTCGAATTGCAAAATGCTTTAGGCAAAAAGGATATCTTAAAAGCGAACAGAATTGTTATGTATTTTAATGAGAATCCTAAAAGTAATCCGTTTGTAGTAGTGGTTGGTACTTTATTTTCATATTTCTCTAAGGTGTTAGTAGTGCACGAAAATTATAGTCAGGCAGACCAAGTGTTGTCAAAACTATTGGGTGTTAACCCTTATTTTATTAAAGATTACAAATCTGCCGCAAATAATTACCCAAGAGAAAAGGTTTTAAATGTAATTGAATCTCTACAAGATGCTGATTTAAAGGCTAAAGGTATTCGTGCGTCACTTTCTGATGACGAAAATCTTAAAGAATTGGTGTTTAAAATCCTCCATTAG
- the queD gene encoding 6-carboxytetrahydropterin synthase QueD yields MKIFKSYTFEAAHFLPHMPEGHPCRRIHGHSWKMELHFDGELVMPYEWLIDFHEIDTAVDPIYKILDHNFLNEVEGLENPTSEVISIWVWNKVKAKLPALYKVVIFETPEAGSEYLGE; encoded by the coding sequence ATGAAGATTTTTAAATCATATACTTTTGAGGCAGCTCATTTTCTTCCTCATATGCCAGAAGGACACCCATGTAGAAGAATCCATGGTCATTCTTGGAAAATGGAACTACATTTTGATGGAGAATTAGTTATGCCATACGAATGGTTAATTGATTTTCATGAAATTGATACTGCAGTTGATCCAATTTATAAAATATTAGATCACAACTTCTTAAATGAAGTAGAAGGATTAGAGAATCCAACATCTGAAGTAATTTCTATATGGGTTTGGAATAAAGTAAAAGCAAAACTACCTGCACTTTATAAAGTTGTAATTTTTGAAACACCTGAAGCTGGATCAGAATACTTAGGTGAGTAA
- a CDS encoding putative quinol monooxygenase: MLHRFVRMSFQEDKIEDFKEMFTTIQSTIEAFEGCHSVILLQDKDGVNKFMTFSIWDDEEALNNYRGSDFFKQTWVKTKKMFNDKPEAFSMYKP; this comes from the coding sequence ATGTTACATAGATTTGTCCGTATGTCTTTCCAAGAAGACAAAATTGAAGATTTTAAGGAGATGTTTACTACTATTCAATCTACCATTGAAGCTTTTGAAGGGTGTCATTCTGTTATTCTCCTTCAAGATAAAGATGGCGTGAATAAATTTATGACATTTAGTATTTGGGACGATGAAGAAGCATTAAACAATTATAGGGGTTCTGATTTTTTTAAACAGACGTGGGTAAAAACAAAAAAAATGTTTAATGATAAGCCAGAAGCATTTTCGATGTATAAACCATAA